In Pseudomonas grandcourensis, the DNA window CAAAGGTTCGTCCTGCGCCGTTGCCAGCACAGGGATCAGACATAGCAACCAACCTATCAGCAGCCTGTGCACGTCAGTGAACCGTGACCTGGCCAAGAGCTGCCTTTTGTTCCAACGCCTGATGTTGCGGCGCATAAACCTGAGTGAAACGCACCGGCGGCAAGTTGAACTGCCCCTTCTGCGAGAAGCGCACCAAGTGACGCAGGCGCAATTCGCCACTCAAGGCATCGACCGGAACGGCATAAGCCATTTGCCCCGGTTCGAAACGCGCCTTCTCCAGCGCCGTCGGCTCGGTGCCAGCCTTGCCCATGAGTTTGATACCCCAGGTCGTGCGCTCGACATCGGCGCCCGGTGGCAGCGGCACTTCCAGCATCCCATAACGCAACGGTCTGGCGGCTTTGCTGGTGACGATCACTTCATCGAGATAGAGGTTGTCGCTGGACAGCGGCGCGTTGCCGACCGCTTCCAGTTTGAAAGTGAAGGCCTCATCCCCCGGCACCAGTCGCGACAGGCGACGAGTGATGGTCACGGCCATCGGATCGACCGCCGGCTGCTGGCTGCGGTAGCTCAATGCAGCGCGCAGCGGACGCTCTTGCGCGCCGGTCAGCGTCAATACCGCCGGCACTGGCGCAGGCCCCTGCCACGTCCAATACATCTCACCAGAAACCCCGTACTGCTTCTTCCAGCCTTCACCCGGCGCCAATGCAATGGTGGGCGATGCCTGCTCGATGCTGCGTTGCAGCCAGGTGAGTGCCAATGCACGCTCCAGGGTCGATTGCTGCGGCAGCAAACGTTGCAGCAAGGCCTGGGCGTGAGCCTGATCGAAGGGTTGCAGCGACAGGTTCAGCGCTTCGGCAAACGGCTGGGAACTGACCGCCAGACGTTGCTGCGCGTCGGCCAGTTGCCGATTGAACACATCCGGCAAAGCGACCTTCGCCTGCCTTGCCAGCGACGCCGTCAGCACTCGTGCGGCAGCCAGCCCCAAGGCGGAATCCGGATCGCTCATGACGAGGCTGTCTTCGCCGTCTTCCATCAGATTCGCGGCAGTGCCCTCGCCCGCTTTCGCCAGGTCGTCCATCAAGCCGCTGAGCAATGTATTGACCGGCAACTGCATCTGTTTGGCGAACGAAAGGATCAGCGCCCGCTGCAACAGCGGCGTGTTCTTCGCTTGCTTGGCGTAGACCTCCAGCACCCGCTGCCAATGCTCCGGCGGCAGGCTCAGTTCCAGTACCTGGCTGGCGTGCCAGTCGGCGTAATAGGCGTAAGCGGTGAGGAACGCATCCGGCTCGCCGTCCATGCCCCACCAGGTGAAACACGCCGAAGGGCCGGCCATTTGTACCAGGCGCAGGCGACTGTTTTGCATGATCAGGCGCAGGCGATCGCGGATCTGCGGATTCGCCGCCAGCGTCGGGTAGGCGATGCTCAACGGCAGCAGGCGGCTGGCGGTCTGCTCGACGCCACCGTAGGGGTAGCTCAACAGATCGTCGAGTGCAGAACGGAACAACGCTTGCGGACTGTCGTCCAGACGCAGGCGGATATCACTGGCGTCTGTCGGCAGTGTCAGCGGTGTATCGCCCTCACCCACATCAATGCTCTGGGTTTGAGTCACCTGCCAGCCTTCACCGGTCGCGCTCAGGCGCACCGCCAGGGCATCAGCGGTTTTGCCATCCTGCACCAGCTCGGCGCTCCACTCGCCATTGGCCAGTTCAAAGGTCGGCAACGGGATGTAGTTGATGCCGCTGTTCAGGGTCACAGGCACACGCTGTTCGTTGCCGGCGTAACGGGTCACCAGTTCGGCCTTGACCGGTTTCTCGGCCTGGCTGAAGGCGAACACGCCGAGGTCCGGTTTGTCGCCGGCGCGGAATCGAGTCGGGCCACTCCACTTCAGGTACAGCGGTTTTTCCGAGCGCACGAATTGCTTCTTCTGCCCGACCTGACCGCCATCGGCAATGGCCCTGGCGGTGATGCGCCAGCGGGTCAGGGAGTCGGGCATCTTGAAGGTGAAGCGGGTTTTGCCGTTGGCATCGGTCAGCAATTCAGGTTGCCACGCTGCGGTGTCGACGTCCTCGCGACGCGGTCGCTCCAGCACCTTCACGCCGCGCTCACTGCGATTGGCTTTGCCCGGTGCACCGGGACTGCCCGGCAAGGCGACGTCATAACTGATGAACGACAAACTGGCGCTGGTACGCACGTTGTTGCGTCGTGGGTGATAGAAGAACTGGTCGATGCTCGGCGCGACTTCAGGTTGCAGGGCGTAGACCATTTCATCGACCACGCTGACCGTCAGGTGCGCGGGAATCGCTTTGCCGGCGAACTGGGTGGTCAGGTCCACCGAGACGGTTTCACCCGGCTGATAGGTTTCCTTATCCGTGGTGATGGCCACGTCGATCTGTGGCGTGACCACCTTGATGCCGGCGTTCTGGAAACTGTATTGGCCGCCCTTGGTGTACAGCACCGAGAACGTCAGGTTCGGCGCGAAACCGTCCTTCACCGGGATGCGCGCGCGGTACTGGGTATCGCTGAGTTTTTCCATCTTCAGCCAGTCGCCACCCTTGGAAAGTAACGCAGTGGCTTCGACCTTGTCGCGCTCCAGAGATAGCAGCGCATCGCTCACTGGCTCGGGGAAAGTGATCAGTGCCAGCGCTTCATCGCCTGCAATGTACTCGGGCTTGTCGAGGACGATTTCCACGGTGCCGGGTACGGCTTTGACACCTTCGCCGGTAACCGAATGGCCGGTGGCGCCGACCACCCGGCCATGATCATCCTTGAGCGTCAGGTTGTAGGTGCCCGGCCGGTCAAAGGCCAGGGTAAACCCCTTGTCGGTTGCCGCGAGTTTGCCTTCGCCGGTGCTCTGGTCTTCCAGGCGAGTCCAGCCGTAGCTGCCCGGCGTAACGGCGTCGGCCTGCTCGCCTTCGCGGGTGTAGCTGAAGGCAACCTTGTCACCCACCGCGCTGAAACGCCGTGGCGCGTTCAAGCGGAAATTCGCCGCGCCACGGTCGATGAGGATTTCCTTGGTGGTCTTGACCCGATACGCCGCACCGTCGCTGGCAAACACCGTGAGCATGTAGCGACTCGGTTTGTCGGCGGCCGGCAAGTCGAGGGACGCGTTGCCCTTGGCGTCGGTGGTCAATTCGGTGCTGGTCAGCTCCACTGGAAATTGCCCGAGGTACTGCAGTTCGTTGTCGACCATCGACAGCTGTTGGGCGCGCAGGCTCAGGCTCAGTTTCGCATTGGCCACCGGTTTGCCGTCCGGGTACAGCAGCACCAGGTTGCCCTTGACCGGCTCGCCAGTACGGTAATCCTGCTTGGCCAGATTGAGCGAAATCTCGAAGTGCGGCTTGATGTATTCCGCGACGCGAAAGGCGCTGCTGTAGGCCTGATCCTTGTAGTTGAAACGCAGTTCATATCCACCGGCCACGGCGTTGTCCGGCAATTGGAATCGGCCCTGGGTGCCAGCCTTGGAATCGAGTTTCAGATCGAGGGATTGCAGCGCCGTACCGGTCGCATCCAGCACGGTCACATTGACGTCGGCCGCGCTTGGCTGCACCGAATCCCGCGCATTCTTGAATTCACGCCCGACGATTTTCAGCGACACCCAATCCCCCGGCCGATACAGCGGCCGGTCGGTGAAGGCATAGAGTTTGGTGTCGTAGATTTCGCTGTCGTAGTAGAAGTTCTCGGAGACGAACACCCCGCCCTCTTCGTCTTCGCCGATCACAAACGAACGCTCGGGGCTGACGTGTTTCAGGCGCAACAAACCGTCGGCATCGGTGGCCCCACTACTCATCACACCGAGGCCATCGGTCCACAGCACATTGACCTTCGGTACCGAACTGCCTTCGTGTTTGCGCGCGGCCCACACCAGCAATTCGTCACCGGCGATCTTGCTCACCGCCACGGTGTTGGAGACGAACACCATGGTGGTCGCGCGGTACTTGCCGATCAGCGCTTCCACCAGATAAAGACCCGGCTTGAGATTGCCCAACGGGATGTACACGTTACCCGGCGCGACGCTGACGAACTCACTGGATGAACCGGCCAGGTTCACCCCGGCAGGTGGCTGGATCGGCTTGGCCTGCCACAACGGATAACGGAACTGGCTGACCACCGGCAAACCCGGTATCAGCGCGAATTGCGGCTGCGCATCGTAGGGCGTCGGCGCGGCCATCGCGTTGCCCATCTTCAGTTCCGGCACTTCCTCGGTGACTTGTTTACGCGACTCGTAGGAAAACGCCCGCTGCATCACCCGACGGGATTTGCGATACCAGTTGTCCCACAGGTAAGCGAGGGTGTTGGACAGACCTTCACCCTTGAACTGGCCATCGCTGACCACTCGATGCAGGTTCTTCTGGCGCTTGAGGAAGTCCAGCGGTTTGTCGATGCGGTACACCCGAATGTCGGCGCCGCCGTAGGGCTCCATGCGAAACCGGCGATAGTCGCGGCCCGGCGCTTCGAGTCGCACCATCGCCGGTTCATCGCTGGCAAAGCTGCTATCGGCCAGCAGGAAAAAACTCTCGCCGGCCACCGGCGCATAGCCGCTGGCCGGGACCGAATCTTCGGCGTTTACCGCCGAGAACGGCAGCAGCAATACCAACATCAGAGACAGAAAACGCAGCATGCGGGCACCGGTCATTGGGAAAGAAAATTCAGTCGATAGACGCCGATGAAGTTGGGGTTGGCTGCGTCGGGTATCCATCGGGTGTCCTTCCATGTCATGAGTTGCTGCAGGCTTGCCGAACGCATGCCGTTGTCGGTGGGAGTGCTGGTGCCGGTGTGATAGGCGATGTAGCGGCCCATCCAGATCATCAGGTGCTGGTCGTCGCCCTGATCGAAAAACATCAGGTCGCCAGGGCGTGCTTGAGACACATCGCGGCTGACCAGATGGCTGTTGAACTGGATCAATTTGATCGCATTGACGTACGGCCCGACCTTGCCACCGCCCTGCTGCCATTGCTGGGCAAGACCGCGCTGGGCGTCGCTCAGTTGCAGTTCCGGCGGCAGGTAACGATTGGACAGGCCATTGCTGCGCAGCCATTTGTCGTCATGGACTTTCAGCGCTTCATTGGCGGCGAAGCGCACCAGCCCGGCGCAGTCCTGCTGATACCAACGTGGGCTCGGGCCCTGGCTCAGTTGCTCCTGGGCAATGCGTACGAACCAGGCACGAAACACCTGGGATTGCTGCGGGTCGAGCGATGATGCCTCGACAGCGCGGGCACCCGCGCTCAGCAACAAGGCCAGCAGGCCGAGACTTCGGATCAATGCCGTCACAGGGCTTTCCACTCCAGCGGCAGCCACTGCCAGTGGCCGTCTGGCTCGCTGCCTTCGGGCAAGGTCAGGGCGTATTTACCGTAGCCGCCGAGCTTGCGCAGTTTCGGGATCAGGTAGGTTTGCGCGGCGTTGTAGAACACCGGTTCCATGTCCTGGGGCAGGCTGTCGAGGGTTTCCTGCTGCATCAATTGCGCCATGGAATCCGGGCCGAAATAGACCGGCATCAGCAGCTCTTTCGGTACCACATCGGCCATCGGCGGGAAGCGTTTGTCGAGGGTGCCGAGGGCCTTTTCCACAAGCTTGTCGTCAAGGGAAAACAGCAGCGTCGAACCGTGGCGCGCCAGGCTGACTTTCATGAACGCCTTGCCGGTGATGGCATCGGGGGCTTCAGCTTCCTTGGCCGCATAGGGACCGAAACTGGAGCTGACCTGACGTTGCCACTGGTGGCTCTGGCCTTCCTGTTTTTCCACCACCGGGAAGGCGCCTTCTTCGACATTGCTCTCGTAAGCACCGACCATCGAGCCGAACAGGCTGCCCAGATCCCCATCGAGTTTGCCGCTGTCGGCATCGTTGAGGCTGGCCACCAGCAAGGGCGTGTACAACCGCGAATCGGCATACCAGCACAGGCCCGCCGCGCCGGCCATGTGTTCGGTCAGCGCCTGGGCTACCGTCTCCTGCGCACCGAGTTTCACCAGCAGCGGTTTCTGTTGCTCGGCAGCCAGCGGCAACGCCACGCAAGCGCTGGCGCCCATGGGCATGGCTTGCCAGATCGGTTTGAAGTCGAAGTCCGGCTGATTCTCCAGTTCATCCATGGCCAGGAAGCTGTGCCAGCCCTTGTCGTCCATGTCGAAGCGCAGGCCGGCGAAGTTCGGAATGAAGCGCTGGTAACCCATGGCCAGCACACTGGCATTCACCGACAGGCGTTGTTTCACCTCCGGCGCACGAGGCGGCAGACCGAAAGCTTCGGGGAACAGTTTGTCGCCATTGAGCAACGCGGCAATGGCCGTGGTCGACACGCTGCCCGATTCTTCCGTTGCACCGCTTTGCGGATCGTAGAGTTTCGCCGGATTGGACAGCACCACCAGTTTGTCGCCATGGGACGCGAACAGCAGTGCCTTGCTGGCGTTGTAACTGAGTTGATAGAGCGCCACGTCGTCGGTACCGACCTTCACGTCAGCGACCTTGCTCAGCTGCGAGTCGTCCAGCGCCACTTTGGCCAGTGGTTCCAGCACCTTGGCCAGCCCGCCGCGATCCATCACCAGCAGGAAATCCTTGAGCCGCCCATCCGCCCCGCGCCACAACGCTACGTCGGCAGGTTGATCGAACAGCTGCTCGATCAAGGTGTCCTGCAGTTTCAGGTCATGTTCATAGATGATCCGCCGCAAGCTGCCGATCAACCCCAGGCGGTCGGCGTGGGTTTCGTAATAGAAGACGAAATCTT includes these proteins:
- a CDS encoding DUF2138 domain-containing protein, with the protein product MSDTTVTPAAGAPAAKPSLHWPTLLIGICLVVGVAAGLGWFMHKPKAPAPALASDKLGMSRPDGLLETHSLSQLPKDLLAVPFLKETLTEDFVFYYETHADRLGLIGSLRRIIYEHDLKLQDTLIEQLFDQPADVALWRGADGRLKDFLLVMDRGGLAKVLEPLAKVALDDSQLSKVADVKVGTDDVALYQLSYNASKALLFASHGDKLVVLSNPAKLYDPQSGATEESGSVSTTAIAALLNGDKLFPEAFGLPPRAPEVKQRLSVNASVLAMGYQRFIPNFAGLRFDMDDKGWHSFLAMDELENQPDFDFKPIWQAMPMGASACVALPLAAEQQKPLLVKLGAQETVAQALTEHMAGAAGLCWYADSRLYTPLLVASLNDADSGKLDGDLGSLFGSMVGAYESNVEEGAFPVVEKQEGQSHQWQRQVSSSFGPYAAKEAEAPDAITGKAFMKVSLARHGSTLLFSLDDKLVEKALGTLDKRFPPMADVVPKELLMPVYFGPDSMAQLMQQETLDSLPQDMEPVFYNAAQTYLIPKLRKLGGYGKYALTLPEGSEPDGHWQWLPLEWKAL
- a CDS encoding alpha-2-macroglobulin produces the protein MTGARMLRFLSLMLVLLLPFSAVNAEDSVPASGYAPVAGESFFLLADSSFASDEPAMVRLEAPGRDYRRFRMEPYGGADIRVYRIDKPLDFLKRQKNLHRVVSDGQFKGEGLSNTLAYLWDNWYRKSRRVMQRAFSYESRKQVTEEVPELKMGNAMAAPTPYDAQPQFALIPGLPVVSQFRYPLWQAKPIQPPAGVNLAGSSSEFVSVAPGNVYIPLGNLKPGLYLVEALIGKYRATTMVFVSNTVAVSKIAGDELLVWAARKHEGSSVPKVNVLWTDGLGVMSSGATDADGLLRLKHVSPERSFVIGEDEEGGVFVSENFYYDSEIYDTKLYAFTDRPLYRPGDWVSLKIVGREFKNARDSVQPSAADVNVTVLDATGTALQSLDLKLDSKAGTQGRFQLPDNAVAGGYELRFNYKDQAYSSAFRVAEYIKPHFEISLNLAKQDYRTGEPVKGNLVLLYPDGKPVANAKLSLSLRAQQLSMVDNELQYLGQFPVELTSTELTTDAKGNASLDLPAADKPSRYMLTVFASDGAAYRVKTTKEILIDRGAANFRLNAPRRFSAVGDKVAFSYTREGEQADAVTPGSYGWTRLEDQSTGEGKLAATDKGFTLAFDRPGTYNLTLKDDHGRVVGATGHSVTGEGVKAVPGTVEIVLDKPEYIAGDEALALITFPEPVSDALLSLERDKVEATALLSKGGDWLKMEKLSDTQYRARIPVKDGFAPNLTFSVLYTKGGQYSFQNAGIKVVTPQIDVAITTDKETYQPGETVSVDLTTQFAGKAIPAHLTVSVVDEMVYALQPEVAPSIDQFFYHPRRNNVRTSASLSFISYDVALPGSPGAPGKANRSERGVKVLERPRREDVDTAAWQPELLTDANGKTRFTFKMPDSLTRWRITARAIADGGQVGQKKQFVRSEKPLYLKWSGPTRFRAGDKPDLGVFAFSQAEKPVKAELVTRYAGNEQRVPVTLNSGINYIPLPTFELANGEWSAELVQDGKTADALAVRLSATGEGWQVTQTQSIDVGEGDTPLTLPTDASDIRLRLDDSPQALFRSALDDLLSYPYGGVEQTASRLLPLSIAYPTLAANPQIRDRLRLIMQNSRLRLVQMAGPSACFTWWGMDGEPDAFLTAYAYYADWHASQVLELSLPPEHWQRVLEVYAKQAKNTPLLQRALILSFAKQMQLPVNTLLSGLMDDLAKAGEGTAANLMEDGEDSLVMSDPDSALGLAAARVLTASLARQAKVALPDVFNRQLADAQQRLAVSSQPFAEALNLSLQPFDQAHAQALLQRLLPQQSTLERALALTWLQRSIEQASPTIALAPGEGWKKQYGVSGEMYWTWQGPAPVPAVLTLTGAQERPLRAALSYRSQQPAVDPMAVTITRRLSRLVPGDEAFTFKLEAVGNAPLSSDNLYLDEVIVTSKAARPLRYGMLEVPLPPGADVERTTWGIKLMGKAGTEPTALEKARFEPGQMAYAVPVDALSGELRLRHLVRFSQKGQFNLPPVRFTQVYAPQHQALEQKAALGQVTVH
- a CDS encoding DUF1175 family protein, with protein sequence MTALIRSLGLLALLLSAGARAVEASSLDPQQSQVFRAWFVRIAQEQLSQGPSPRWYQQDCAGLVRFAANEALKVHDDKWLRSNGLSNRYLPPELQLSDAQRGLAQQWQQGGGKVGPYVNAIKLIQFNSHLVSRDVSQARPGDLMFFDQGDDQHLMIWMGRYIAYHTGTSTPTDNGMRSASLQQLMTWKDTRWIPDAANPNFIGVYRLNFLSQ